The proteins below come from a single Chelmon rostratus isolate fCheRos1 chromosome 10, fCheRos1.pri, whole genome shotgun sequence genomic window:
- the samd10a gene encoding sterile alpha motif domain-containing protein 10a isoform X3 — protein MAVDAASSFSFCRPAVEYRALPEDFKHQLSRRTGGNLTWHDGRGQKTAGGRTVKLLQQPGTEALQYRSSDNYGIYHTSPTQPSLIRPVVLWSQQDVCKWLKKHCPHNYLTYVEAFSHHAITGRALLRLNGEKLERMGLVQETLRQELLQQVLQLQVQEEGRNLQLLSRGSFGKIS, from the exons CGGCATCAAGTTTCAGTTTCTGCAGGCCAGCTGTGGAGTACAGGGCCCTGCCCGAGGACTTCAAGCACCAGCTGAGTCGACGGACAGGTGGGAACCTAACCTGGCATGACGGGCGTGGACAGAAAACCGCAGGAGGCAGgacagtgaagctgctgcagcagccggGCACGGAGGCCCTGCAG TATCGTTCCAGTGACAATTATGGGATATATCACACAAGCCCAACGCAGCCCAGTCTGATCCGCCCGGTCGTGCTCTGGTCACAACAAGATGTTTGTAAATGGCTGAAGAAGCACTGTCCACACAACTACCTAACCTACGTAGAGGCGTTCTCCCACCACGCCATCACAG GCCGTGCATTGTTGCGTCTCAATGGGGAGAAGCTGGAGAGGATGGGACTCGTGCAGGAAACGCTTCGGCAAGAGTTGCTGCAGcaggtgctgcagcttcaggtgcaggaggagggacgcaacctgcagctgctcagcagag GTTCCTTTGGAAAGATATCATAG
- the samd10a gene encoding sterile alpha motif domain-containing protein 10a isoform X2 has product MAVDAASSFSFCRPAVEYRALPEDFKHQLSRRTGGNLTWHDGRGQKTAGGRTVKLLQQPGTEALQYRSSDNYGIYHTSPTQPSLIRPVVLWSQQDVCKWLKKHCPHNYLTYVEAFSHHAITGRALLRLNGEKLERMGLVQETLRQELLQQVLQLQVQEEGRNLQLLSRGEGSFGKIS; this is encoded by the exons CGGCATCAAGTTTCAGTTTCTGCAGGCCAGCTGTGGAGTACAGGGCCCTGCCCGAGGACTTCAAGCACCAGCTGAGTCGACGGACAGGTGGGAACCTAACCTGGCATGACGGGCGTGGACAGAAAACCGCAGGAGGCAGgacagtgaagctgctgcagcagccggGCACGGAGGCCCTGCAG TATCGTTCCAGTGACAATTATGGGATATATCACACAAGCCCAACGCAGCCCAGTCTGATCCGCCCGGTCGTGCTCTGGTCACAACAAGATGTTTGTAAATGGCTGAAGAAGCACTGTCCACACAACTACCTAACCTACGTAGAGGCGTTCTCCCACCACGCCATCACAG GCCGTGCATTGTTGCGTCTCAATGGGGAGAAGCTGGAGAGGATGGGACTCGTGCAGGAAACGCTTCGGCAAGAGTTGCTGCAGcaggtgctgcagcttcaggtgcaggaggagggacgcaacctgcagctgctcagcagaggtgagg GTTCCTTTGGAAAGATATCATAG
- the samd10a gene encoding sterile alpha motif domain-containing protein 10a isoform X1: MAVDAASSFSFCRPAVEYRALPEDFKHQLSRRTGGNLTWHDGRGQKTAGGRTVKLLQQPGTEALQYRSSDNYGIYHTSPTQPSLIRPVVLWSQQDVCKWLKKHCPHNYLTYVEAFSHHAITGRALLRLNGEKLERMGLVQETLRQELLQQVLQLQVQEEGRNLQLLSRATAIRQLSQLRLTDWKWKETASLALSEGSFGKIS, from the exons CGGCATCAAGTTTCAGTTTCTGCAGGCCAGCTGTGGAGTACAGGGCCCTGCCCGAGGACTTCAAGCACCAGCTGAGTCGACGGACAGGTGGGAACCTAACCTGGCATGACGGGCGTGGACAGAAAACCGCAGGAGGCAGgacagtgaagctgctgcagcagccggGCACGGAGGCCCTGCAG TATCGTTCCAGTGACAATTATGGGATATATCACACAAGCCCAACGCAGCCCAGTCTGATCCGCCCGGTCGTGCTCTGGTCACAACAAGATGTTTGTAAATGGCTGAAGAAGCACTGTCCACACAACTACCTAACCTACGTAGAGGCGTTCTCCCACCACGCCATCACAG GCCGTGCATTGTTGCGTCTCAATGGGGAGAAGCTGGAGAGGATGGGACTCGTGCAGGAAACGCTTCGGCAAGAGTTGCTGCAGcaggtgctgcagcttcaggtgcaggaggagggacgcaacctgcagctgctcagcagag CGACTGCCATCAGACAGTTATCGCAGCTTCGACTTACAGACTGGAAATGgaaggaaacagctagcctggctctgtccgaaG GTTCCTTTGGAAAGATATCATAG